From Proteiniborus sp. MB09-C3, the proteins below share one genomic window:
- a CDS encoding cysteine-rich small domain-containing protein, producing MGPHYKYVQNSKCEYFPCHNVKDSEQFNCLFCYCPLYMLKDKCGGNFVYSSGIKDCSKCIIPHSPGGYEYIMKKMEEVIRIGSERD from the coding sequence ATGGGCCCACATTATAAGTATGTACAAAATTCAAAATGCGAATACTTTCCTTGTCACAATGTTAAGGATTCTGAACAATTTAATTGTCTGTTTTGCTATTGTCCACTTTATATGCTAAAGGATAAGTGTGGTGGAAATTTCGTTTATAGTAGTGGAATTAAAGACTGCTCGAAGTGTATTATTCCCCATAGTCCTGGAGGATATGAATATATAATGAAAAAAATGGAAGAAGTAATTCGCATAGGAAGTGAAAGAGACTAG
- a CDS encoding C-GCAxxG-C-C family (seleno)protein, whose protein sequence is MIKKLIANGYGKEQKYNCAEKILYGANEAYSLGLDKETLKLAAGFGGGMGIESTCGALTASVMALSKLFVENTAHESKIREITSEFLNRYKEEMKSIECAPLKKEYRTTLKGCDDVIIKAAEILDEIVVREKRD, encoded by the coding sequence ATGATTAAAAAATTGATTGCAAATGGATATGGAAAAGAACAAAAATATAATTGCGCAGAAAAAATATTATATGGAGCCAATGAAGCTTATAGTTTAGGATTAGATAAAGAGACCCTGAAGCTAGCCGCAGGATTTGGTGGTGGTATGGGTATAGAGAGCACATGTGGAGCTCTAACAGCATCAGTTATGGCACTTAGCAAGCTTTTTGTAGAAAATACAGCTCATGAAAGCAAAATAAGAGAAATAACAAGTGAGTTCTTGAATAGATATAAAGAAGAAATGAAAAGCATTGAGTGTGCTCCATTGAAAAAAGAATATAGAACTACGCTGAAAGGCTGTGATGATGTAATCATAAAGGCAGCTGAGATATTAGACGAAATAGTGGTTAGAGAAAAAAGAGACTAG